From the genome of Mycoplasmopsis bovis PG45:
CACTTGAAAGAGGCTTTGGCAATACTGTTGCAGTTGCACTAAGAAGAGTTTTATTATCAAACGTTACTTCTTTAGCACTATTTGCAATCAAAATTTCAGGTGTTAGCCACGAATTTCAAACTATTCCGGGAATTGTAGAAGATGTTACAGCTATCATAATGAACTTAAGGAAAGTTAAATTCAAATATAATCCTGAATTTGTTAAAGACGGCGAAATTATTAAAGCTACAATTAAAGCTGAACAACCAGGAATTGTGACATCTAAGAGCATTGAAATAACTAACCCTTCAGTTGAGATCATCAACAAAAGCCAAGAAATAGCAAACATACAAAAAGGTTCATTGGTGATCGAACTATTCTTAAGGCCAGGCAGAGGTTTTATCTCAAATGAAAGCAATAAAAAATTCATACAAAATGATTCTTTATTTGCTTCAAAAATTGAATCAAACATCAAAAAAGGCTTATTTATAGCTGTTGACAGCAATTTTAGTCCTGTTGAAAAATGCAGTTATACTGTTAGAGAACTAAATACATCTAGCAATAAAATTGAAGAAGAGTTATTATTCACAATTAAAACTGATGGCACCATTGATGCTAAAAGTGCTATAAATCAAGCTTGCAAGATTTTAGTTGCTCACTTTATGGCTGTTGGTGATGTTGATTCAATGAAGCTTGATGTCTTCGAAGAAGAAAAAGTTAAAAATGATGAACCAATTGAAAATGATGTTGATATTAACCAATTAGGATTATCTGTACGTTCATTAAACGCACTTAAGAGAATTGGAAAAACAAAAGCTTCTGAAGTGGCTGCTATGACCTGAGAGGAATTAGAACAAACTAAGAACTTAGGTAGAAAATCATTAGATGAAATTCAAGAATGTTTAAAGGTAAATGGCTTCACTCTAAATAAAGGAGATGAATAATGGCTAATCCAACACAAATTTACAGTCGTGACGCTAAATGACGTAAAGGTGTTATGAGAACATTAGTTAGCGAATTATTTGCTAATGGTCGCATAACAACTACATTAACACGTGCTAAAGAATTACGTAGACATGCAGAAAAATTAATTACTAAGGCAAAAAACCCAACTCTTGCAAACCGTAGAATTTGTGCAAGTTTCTTGCGTCCTACATTAGTAGAAGATGGCAAGAAAGATGTACTAAAACACTTATTTGACACAATCGCACCATCATATGCAAAACGTAATGGTGGCTACACTAGAATTTACAAGTTAGTTAACCGTCAAGGTGACAATGCACCTATGGCTATTATTGAATTAGTTTAATTTTCCTTATCCGCTTTCTTTTAATAATAATTGCTTTGCAATTTAACTAAAAGTTGCAAAATTCCTTTTGATTTAATGATGCTATTCTAAGCATCATTTTTTACTTTTCAGCCTTTAAAATAGTTTAAAAAGTTAAACTTTCAAAATTTGTTTTGGTAGTATAATAAGTACATTATGATCAAAGTAACTGACTTAATGTTTAAATATCCAAGTGCTAGTGCATATGCTATTGACAATCTTAATTTGGAAATTGAGAGCGGCAAGTATGTAGCAATTTTAGGACACAATGGCTCTGGTAAGAGTACATTTTCTAAATTACTAGTTGCACTATATAAGCCAGCTGACGGAAAAATTGAATTAGATGGCACAACTATAAGCAAGGAAACAATTAGAGAAATAAGAAGTAAAATAGGAATCATTTTTCAAAATCCAGATAACCAATTTATCGGTGCTTCTGTTGAAGATGATGTTGCCTTTGGATTAGAAAACAAACGTGTTCCTAGAAAGGAAATGAAACCTATTATTGATGAATTAGCCACAAAAGTTGGGATGGGTAATTACTTAGAAAAAAGTCCACAATCTCTTTCTGGTGGACAAAAACAACGTGTAGCTATTGCATCAGTTTTAGCCTTAGACCCTGACATTATTATCTTTGATGAAGTAACTAGTATGCTTGATCCACTGGGCAAGAGAAAAGTGCTTAATATCATTAATGCAGTACAAAAAGAGAGAAAGAAGACACTTATATCAATAACCCATGATATGGATGAAGCTATTTTAGCTGATTATTGTTTAGTTTTCTCTGAAGGCAAAATAATAGCTGCTGGTTCCCCTAGCGAAATATTAAACAACAAAGAGATTTTATCATTAGCTAAAATTGACTCTCCTTTTATTTACAAATTAAGCGAAAAAATTAATGGTGTAAAACCAACATATCACGAACAGGAGTTATTAGATCAAATATGCAAATAACTGTTAAAGACTTAGTGCACACATTTTTAGCTAAAACTCCTTATGAACTTAATGCAATAAACCACGTAAATGTTGAAATTAAGCAAGGTGAATTTATTGGAGTAATAGGACAAACCGGGAGTGGCAAAACAACTTTTATTGAGCATCTTAATGCTTTGTTATTACCTAGCAATGGCGAAATAGAATGAGTTTTTGAAAATGAGAAACTTGACCGTAAAACAGGCAAAAAAGAAAAATTCATTGATAGTTTTATAGTTAAACCTACTCGTAGAAAAAAAGTTAAGAAAGCTAAAGATATTCGTAAAAGAGTTGGAGTTGTATTTCAGTTTGCTGAATACCAACTATTTGAAGAAACTATTGAAAAAGACATTGCATTTGGACCAAGAAGTTTTGGTATCAGCAAACAAGAAGCATTTGAAAGAGCTGCTAAATACATTAAATTAGTTGGGCTTGATGAATTGTTTTTAAAACGTTCACCATTTGAATTATCTGGTGGTCAAAAAAGAAGAGTTGCTCTTGCAGGGATATTAGCAATGGAACCAGATTTTATAATTGCTGATGAACCCACTGCAGGATTAGATCCTGCTGGAGTTATTGAAATATTAAATATTTTCAAAGAGCTCCATAATCAAGGTAAAACAGTTATTATTGTAACTCATGACTTAGATAATGTTTTAGAATACACTCAAAGAGTATTAGCCTTTAAAGACGGCCAAATTGTAAAAGACGGTGATACACATGATGTATTAAGAGATACTGAATTTTTGAAAAATAACTATATGGAACCGCCAAAGCTTTTGGATTTTGTATCTAAATTAGAAGCTAATGGAATAAATGTTCCCAGAGTTACTTCAATTGATGAACTAGCTGATTTTATTAATAAACATATGAGTAATAAAAATAAGAGTGGGGTCAAAGATGAACAGTAATTACGGTCGCTATATGATGAACGACACAGTTGTTCACAGAATGGATCCTAGATTCAAAATTGTATTCATCATAATTTACATTGTTTTAACTTTTGTTGCTAAAGACTTTATAACATTAGGCATAATTTTAGTTCCTTTGTTAGTTTTATTCTTAATTGAAACTAAAAGCCCAACAGCATTTTTAAGACTATGAATAATGCCGTTACTTATTGGTTTCTTCCTTTTCTGAGTTAATATCTATACTATGAAAGTTGATGTTTATGATTCAGCTGGACAGTGAACTGAGAAGTATAAAGCCTTAAAACAGTGATATCCGCTTCCTATTCACTTAGGTAAAAGCTTCCATATCTCATGAGAAGTAATTGCTAGAACACTAGGTCTTGTGGTACGTGTTTATATTATGATTATGGCAACTAGTTTAATGATTAATACAACTAAGCCAATGCTTTTATCAAAAGCAATTGATGATTTATTATTACCACTTAAATTATTATTTATTCCAACTCACGTAATAGTAATGATAATTTATATTGCTTTAAGATTTATTCCTACATTGTTAGAAGAAGCACAAAGAATCACTAAAGCTCAAGCCAGCCGGGGTGTTGACTTTAAAAATGGTAAATTTAAAGATAAGGTTAAGTCATTTACAACTTTAATTATTCCATTATTTGTAACTGCATTTTCAAAGGCTGAAGACTTATCAAATGCAATGGAAACCAGAGGATACAATCCATATGCTAAAAGAACTAAATATAGATTAATTATTCCAACCTGAAGAGATATATTTCTAGTTCTTATTGCTGCCTGAGCAATTACATATGTTGTCTTAGTTGACAAACAAATAATACCAACAAAACAAGTCTTTTGATATGCAAATACATTCTTTGCATTTTAGCAATTAAAAAACGAGTGAACTTTTCAAACACTCGTTTTTTATTTTAGTTCGGTAAAATTTTACTAATTGTACTATCATCTAGTTTTATAGCATCAGCTATTCTTTTTAAAGCGATCCTAATACTATCTAATAATTTAAAAGCATTTTTTGCTTTTTCGTAGATAGGGTTAAGTTTACTTATTTCTGAATTTTTTACGAATAAGTCTGTTTTATTGGTTAGTTCGACAAAAACCTTCAAAATTTCAGGCTTGTCTTTTAGTGCATTTTTAATTTTAGAAACTGAATCATGATACTTTAGCTTTGAAGCAATTTCATGAAAAGTATTTAAATAATTAGATAACTCTCAGATCATACTATATGTAGCATGCGAGTGATCATGACTTGAGTTTTCTCCTGTGTTAGAATCATATATTTTTATTAAATCATCTTTAAATTGTGATGGTTCTATTAAAGAAGACTTATTAAAATTAATTAATGAGCTATAAACAGTTCTATAGTCATCTTGTATCCATTCAGTTCACTCTTTGTTGGTAAAAAAAGCTGATGATTCATTTAACTGTGGAAGTGCAAAATAGATAATTTTTGAATTATCTTTGGAACTTCTATTGTTAAAGTCATCAAAAAACTTATTAGAGTTATTTACTACTTGAACATTTAGGTCATTAGTTAAGCTAACTAAAGCCTTAGTTATTTTAGCTGCTTGCGAATTATGAGCATAGTCAAAAAATGTACCTTTTACTGTTTTATAGACTGATTCGTCATTTTTAACTAGGTCATAAAACTTTTGCATTTGCTTATCTATATCATAAGAAGCATCAGGGTCAATAATATTCTTAACTAAATTGTCATATAACATAACATTGAAAAAGTTTTTAGTTTCTGCATTGTCTGAATGAAATGAGTTATTAACTTTTTTGGCTAAAAAATCATTTTCAATTCTGTCAACTTCAACTTTATACTGTTTTATAAGTTCACTTATTGACTTTGTGCTATTGTCGCTTTGATTAGTATTAGTATTATTGCACCTAGCCGATACAACTAAGGGGAAAGCTACTAATGGTGCTATCATAAAGAACTTATTTAATTTATTTTTCATAATATCTTTCTACATATTGGATAATATAAAATAATATGTTTTAATATAATAATTATAAATGCACTAATCAAAAATATTCATCATTTTGTTATATATGCTCTTAAAATAAGGAGATAAAATGAAGCAATTTATAGTAATTGGCAATTGAAAAATGTATAAAACATTTACAGAAACATTAAACTTTTTTGATGAGTTTGCTATAGAATACAAAAAGTTTCGCAAAGCTAATCCTGAATTAGTTCCTTACATTGATAATAACATTTTTGGCGTAGCCCCTTCACAATGTAATTTGCCTGCCTATTTTACAAATAAGATTCCCGAACTTAAATTATGCAGTCAAAATATGTCTAAAAATGAAGAAGGCGCTTTTACTGGAGAAGTAAGTGCAAGAATGCTTAGAGATATCAATGTTTCATATGCTTTATGTGGGCACTCAGAAAGAAGAAGATACCACAGCAACCATGAAAATGATGAATCAACTCATTTAAAAATAAAGCAGTCAGTTAAATATGACATAACACCAATTATCTGCATTGGCGAATCTAAAGAAGACAGAGATGCTGGCAGAACTGAAGAGGCTATTCATAAACAGTTACAAATTCTTTTAGATGAAGTTAATATTCACAAAGTTATTATAGCTTATGAACCAGTATGATCAATAGGAACTGGAATAACTCCTACACCTGAAGAAGTTGAAAATGTCAGTGCACTAATTCACAAGCTAACTAGCCCTGATGTGCCTGTTTTATATGGTGGCAGCATTAGCGAGAAAAATATAAATGATTTTACCAATTTGCCTAATTTAAATGGTTTTTTGGTTGGATCAGCAAGTTTAAAAATTGACAAATTTTTAAAACTTATATCAGCAAATTCCGACGGAATTATGCCTAAAGAAAAATAAAAAAACTGAAGGTGGATTTCGCTCCATTTCAGTTTTTTATATTTCTAGTAGCCGCCGTGTGATTTTTTCCCTTCAACTATAGCAACAGATCTACTTGTGCCAAATCTAGTTGCGCCTGCTTGGTACATTTTAATCATATCATCTTTATTTGATATACCACCAGCAGCTTTAATTAGTAATTTTTCACCACAAACTGATTTCATTATTTTAACATCTTCTAAGCTTGCACCACGAGTTGAAAAACCGGTTGATGTTTTGATAAATTCAGCACCTGATTGCATAACAATTTCAGTAACTTTTTCAATTTCTTCTTTAGTTAGAAGTGCTGTTTCAACAATAACTTTAAGGACATGCTTGCCACAAGCGTGTTTTACAACCATAATGTCTTTAAGCACATAGTCATAGTCTTTATCTTTTAGCTTGCCAATGTTGATAACCATATCAATTTCATCAGCGCCAGCTTTTATAGCTTCAGAAGCTTCATATGCTTTGCAATTTGTAAGCATTGCACCCAATGGGAAACCTATAACCGAAGTAATGCCAATATCTGTCCCTTTTAACTGTTCTTTTACATATGGAACATATGAAGAATTAACACATACTGTTTTAAAGTTATATTGTTTTGCTTCAGTAATTAATTTATCAATATCAGCTTTTGTAGCTTCAGCTTTTAAAAATGTGTGGTCAATCATTTTGTTGTAATCAATTTTCATTTTATTCCTCTATTTTAGTCTGTCAATAATAATTTTATTTTCAACTTGCACCGCGCCAATTCTGTATGCTTTTGATAATTCATCTTTTAAGTCTGAATTAATCTCTTTTGAAGAGTAGAGTGTAAATAGCTTATCGCCTTTTTTGACCGTTTCATTGGTTTTTTTGTGCAATGTAATACCAGCTTCAAAGTCAATTTTATCTTCTTTAGTTGCTCTACCAGCACCAAGCTTCATTGCAACTATTCCAAATGTTAAGGCATCAAAAATTTCTAAATATCCATTGCTATCTGCATAGATATCAAATGAATATTTTGGATTTCAAAATGAAGGGCTTTTTAACGCTTCAGTATCACCGCCTTGTAATTTGATGAATTCATAAAACTTTTCTAATGCTTTACCATTTTTAATAACTTCATCAACTAACTTTAAGCCTTCTTCATGTGACTTAGCAATTTTAGCTTGCTCCATAATGGTTGCACATGATGAATAAACTAATTCTTTAAAGTCAGATGGACCATTGCCTTGAAGTGTTCTAATAGCTTCTAAAACTTCATTTTTATTGCCTATTTCCCTGCCGATTGGTCTAGACATATTTGTAATTTCAGCTCTTACATCAACATTTAGCTCTTTGCCAATTGAAATCATTGTTCTAGACAATTCTCTTGCTAGTTCAGGTGTTTTCATAAATGCGCCATTACCACATTTAACATCTAATAAAATTGCATCGCTACCAGTTGCAAGTTTTTTAGACATTATGCTAGAAGCTATAAGTGGAATTGACTGTACACATGAAGTAACATCTCTTAAGGCATATATTTTTTTATCAGCAGGTACTAATGAACTGCTTTGTCCAATAACAGCAATTTTGTGTTCTTTAACTTGTTTTTTAAATTGAGCATCACTAAGTTCAACTGTAAAGCCTGGGATTGATTCTAATTTATCAATTGTCCCGCCTGTATGACCCAGACCTCTACCTGACATTTTTGCGACAGGAGCTCCTAAAGCAGCACAAATAGGAGCAACAGCCAGTGTTGTTTTATCACCTACACCACCAGTTGAGTGCTTATCAACTTTTATACCAGGAATATCTGATAGGTCAATTACATCGCCTGAGTGCATCATAAATTTAGTAAAGTAAGCTAACTCAGCTGATTCCATTCCTTGAAACATTACAGCCATTAAAAAAGCAGCCATTTGATAATCAGGAGTTTGTCCCTTGACATATGAGCCTAATAAAAAGTCTATTTCGCTATTACTAAGAGATTTACCTAATCTCTTTTTTTCAATTAAATCAACAATACGCATTTTGATCCTAATAGTTAATTATGCTAACTCTAAAGCTATTTTCATCATATTATTAAATGATGTTTGACGCTCTTCAGGAGTTGTTTCTTCGTGTGTAATTAAGTTATCGCTAACTGTTAGTAAGCAAGCAGCTTGCTTTCCTAATTTTTCAGCATTTGTAAATAGCGCATAGCTTTCCATTTCCACACAAGCAGCTTGTGATTCAGCTATTCTTTCACTAAGGGGTACTGATGAGTAAAATACATCAGAAGAATGAGTTCTAGCTGTTTTCATTTCAATTCCTAGCTTTTCAGCAGATTTTTTAATTTCTTCATTCAATGAAGCACTTGGGTAAGCCACAAATGAGTGGTCATTTAATACTAATTTTCTAAAAGCATTTGAATCAGCGTAAGCTGAATCAACTAATACTGTGTCATATAATTTTAAGTCTTCTACATAGGCACCTGTAGAGCCAACTCTAATAATTTTGTCAACATCATAGAACTTAAACAATTCATAACTATATATACCAATTGATGGGCAACCCATTCCACTAGCAGCTATAGAAACTTTTTTGCCTTTGTATGTACCTGTATACATAAAAACGTTTCTAACTGTATTTACTAGTTCATATCCTTCATCTAAAAATGTTTCAGCAATATACTTTGCTCTTAAAGGGTCGCCAGGCATTAAAACTAATTTAGCAATTGATCCTTTTGGTGCATTTATGTGTGGTGTCATATTTTCTCCTTAATGCAATATTAAAATTTATGAATCTAATAAAAATCTGATTAAATGTGTGATTTATATTTTATTAGAGCCTACATAATATGCTTTATTTTATAAATAAAACTATCATATATATTTTAACATAATGGGGGTGTGTTTCGCCTATATAAAAGCTTTGACAATGTGTAAATATTTGATAAAATAATTGTTTTATTTTCTATTGTTTTTTGCTATTTTTTATATTATTAAATGACACTTGTTAATATATATACTTTTTACAATAAATAAGGAGGGCATATGCTAAAAAAAGGCATTGTTTTTAGTGACGTGGATGGTACCATTTACTCACGTGATAATTATGTATCTAATTTCAATCTAGATATTATTAAGTCATATCAAATAAGCTTCAATATAGCAACTGGTAACCCTATTTGCCCTAGAATGTTAAAATTAGCAAAACTTACCGATGCTGACTATATTATTGGCTCATCTGGAGCACAAATTTATGACTATAAAAACAGTAAATTTGTTAAGGAAGACTACATTGATGCTGATGTGGTTAAACAAATATTTAAGATTTTTTGAGAACAAAATATTCCAGCAGCGGCTTGGTCAAGTCATATTTTTTATGCTTTTAGAGAAAATGAAAAAGAGTTTCTAAATAAGATTTATTACAGATATGAAAGTTTTGACCAATTCACTATGTACAAAGGCGAATCAGACATAAAGCCAATAGCTAAAATGGAAGTGTATTTTGAAGACTTTGACAAAATTGATGAGCTTATGGCTGAGCTTTCAAAACTAAAATGTAAGTTAATTAAAACACATATGAATTTAGAAATATTACCAATAAAAGAATCTAAAGGTAATGCAATTATGTGAATTCTTGATAATCTACTAAAAGATTATAGCACTGATGAAATTATGGTCATAGGTGACAGCGAAAATGACTTTAGTATGTTCAAAAAGTTTAATTATTCATATGTTATGGATAATGCAAAGGACGAAGTTAAGAAGAGAGCTAACTTTGTGACTAAAGATGTGCAAGAACACGGTCTAGGACATGCAATTTTGGACTATATGCAGAAATTCCAAGGCAACTTAAATAAAAAAGAAGAATAATAGTTGGCCATTTTTGCCTATTTTATAGGCAATATGGCTTTTTTAAAATTTATGAAATATTAATCTTATTAATATTTTGTTAAAATTTTGAAAGTAATAAGGCGGTGTTATATGGCTAAATTTATTGATGAGATTAAATTGACTTTAATAGCAGGAAAAGGTGGAGACGGAATTATTTCTTTCAGAAGGGAAGCTCATGTTGATAAGGGTGGCCCTGATGGCGGTGATGGTGGTAAAGGCGGAAACATCTATTTTGTAGGTGATAAAGGCAAGAATACTTTACTTTCACTTTACGGAAATAAGCAAATTAGTGCAGAAGATGGCATTAATGGCGGACCTAAAAATCTTTATGGCGCAACTGGCAAAAGCACATATGTAAAAGTTCCAATTGGCACAATGGTGTATAAAAATAATAAATTGGTTGCTGATATAGTAGAAGAAAAAGAATATTTAGTTGCTCAAGGCGGAATAGGTGGCAGAGGTAATGCTAAATTTAAAAGTAGCAGAAATACTGCACCAAGAATTTGTGAAAATGGAACACCTGGTGAAAAGTATTTAGCTCATATTGTGCTTAAAGTAATGTCTGATGTTGGTATTATAGGAAAACCTAGTGCTGGTAAAAGTACATTACTTAGTGCTATATCAAATGCCAAAGCCAAAATTGCTGAGTATGAATTTACTACATTAGTTCCTCAATTAGGTTTAGTTAAATATCACGATCATTCTTTTACAGTAGCAGACTTACCTGGATTAATTAAGGGTGCTTCAGAAGGAAAAGGTCTAGGAATTCAATTCTTAAGACACATTGAAAGGTGCAGAGTTGTTGTGCAAATAATTGACTTTGGTTCTGATGAAAAAGACCCAATCGAAGACTTTGAAGTAATTAATAAAGAATTAGAAGAATACAGCAAGAAATTAGCAAGTAAAGCCAAAGTAGTTGTTGCTAATAAGTCTGATTTACAGGGTTTTCGGGTAAGAGTTGATGCTTTTAAGGCTAAATATCCTGATGTTGATGTTGTTGAAATAAGCGCTATTGAACGAAGTAATTTAGATGAATTAAAAGGCAAAATTTGGAAAGTATTAGAAGAGACTAAGATGGCTCCAACTGAAGAAGATGATGAAGAAGAATCAGTTGTTGAAATTAAATTAGAAGAAGATTATAAAATATCAAATCCATATGCAGGATTTTTTGAAATTACTGGCCCTAAAATAGAGCAAATATATCACAAAATTCCGTTAGTTAGCTATGATAACTTAATACGATTCAATACAATGCTTAAAAAAATAGGTGTTTGAGATGATTTGCTTAAGTATGACATAAAGCCGGGTGATACTGTCAGAATCCTAGAGTATGAGTTTGAGTGAGATGGAGAATTTTAAGTCTAATTGGTCTGTTTTATAGGCAAATATAAAAAAGCAGCATGTGCAATACATGTTGCTTTTTCAATGTTAATTAAGTTTAGATATTTTTTGGCCTAAGTTGATTTTTTCCATAAACTTTTTAGCCACTTCTAATTGTTCTGCTTTAGACTGCCTGAGCTCTTCTTCGGTCTTCTTTTGCTCTTCTTCTTTTTCTTTTATTTGATTTTGCAAGCTTTTCTTTTTGCCTTCATCTGAAGCAGTTTCTAGCTCTTTTTTAAGATTGGCAATTTCAGTTTTTAGCTCTTCAATAGTAGTTACAGCAGGCTTTAATTTGCTATATTCAACTATTTCTTCATAATTAGAAATCATATCAAGATCTTTTATTTCATCAACTCATTTATCAAATTGAGTTGGCAAGTACTGATCCTGTGGACTAACAGTAACCTTTTTATCTTGGTTATCTAAGTTAAAGTCCTTGATGATATCATAAATTTTGTAGCTTGACTTTTTATTAGGTTCTGCTGGATTTTCTAACACTTCTAGGAAATATTTGAAATCATACTTCTTAGTTTTTTCATTTTTTACTAATCTAGCTGATATGTAAGTCGGGACACGTCAACCATTGATAAATAAAATGTCTTGAATTAATTTAACAATTTGAATTGAAGTAGTACCATAATTTTTCATAGTATCGTAGTACTTTTCAAACCTTTTTTTGTCATTTTCATTTTCTTGTCTAAAGTCTTTTTTAGTAATTCCAGATAATAAGTTTGAATTCTTTTCTAAAAACTCAGAAGTATTAGCAATAAATTCTTTTCATTTTTCACTATCTGGTTCAATTTCACGTTTAAATAAAGGAACAGGATCTAAAATTTTCTCGTTATATGAAAGGTCATAGTTTCTTAGGAAGTTAATAGGCGGAAGCGCTAGTAAATAGCCATATTCATAGTTGTTTTTGTTAATTCTAATTTTATTATCTTTGTAGAATTGAAGCACATGTTGTATAACTTCTGAAGGCTTTTTATTGTTTTTATCAGCTTCTTCTACAAATGAAATAAATTTGTCTGAGTAGTAATTGAAGGTTTGTGCATATGATTTAACTAATGAATTAAATTCAGATAATGATGAACCGTAAGCGTTAGCATTATTCTGTGTAACCAATTTATCTTCAATTGCTAAAAATGTTGATAAGTATGGTGTGCCATCAAAATAACCTCTTAAAATAGCCTTTAAGTCTTCATTATGCACTTTTGAACCAACAAGTGAAGTTAAGTTTCTAAACGTAATTGTTAAGGACTTTACATCATTTGCAAAATATAAGTATTTAGTTTCTGCAATTTCTTTGTGAAGTTGATCTTTGATGCTTTCGATGTTACTTGCTCTAGTGTCATATTCATTTTTCTTATTTGAATCAGTTTGCTTAGAAGCTAAATCTTTTAAATACGCAATACGTGAGTCTATGTGTTTTTTATTATGTTCTTTAGATACTGGATTTGTTTTTAAAAACTCTTTAGCAAGCAATATGCTAGGACTTAATGTGTGAATACAACTAGCTGAAACAATTGGCAGAGTAAAAGCTGAAACAGATGAAGAAATTAATAATATTTTTTTAAATTTATTTTTCATAATTCCCCTATAAAATAGCCTTGTAGTTTCAACTCTTTATTCCTGCATATGTAATAAAAACACCAATTGACAATATTATTATTGAAACAGCAACACCAGCAATTGAATAAGACATTTGATATCTAGCTTGCGCAACAACATTAACATCTAAAGCCACATAGTTGTTTATAT
Proteins encoded in this window:
- a CDS encoding DNA-directed RNA polymerase subunit alpha, which gives rise to MERMSKLDYLQVSNSAINNNLNEVTFSLKPLERGFGNTVAVALRRVLLSNVTSLALFAIKISGVSHEFQTIPGIVEDVTAIIMNLRKVKFKYNPEFVKDGEIIKATIKAEQPGIVTSKSIEITNPSVEIINKSQEIANIQKGSLVIELFLRPGRGFISNESNKKFIQNDSLFASKIESNIKKGLFIAVDSNFSPVEKCSYTVRELNTSSNKIEEELLFTIKTDGTIDAKSAINQACKILVAHFMAVGDVDSMKLDVFEEEKVKNDEPIENDVDINQLGLSVRSLNALKRIGKTKASEVAAMTWEELEQTKNLGRKSLDEIQECLKVNGFTLNKGDE
- the rplQ gene encoding 50S ribosomal protein L17 — translated: MANPTQIYSRDAKWRKGVMRTLVSELFANGRITTTLTRAKELRRHAEKLITKAKNPTLANRRICASFLRPTLVEDGKKDVLKHLFDTIAPSYAKRNGGYTRIYKLVNRQGDNAPMAIIELV
- a CDS encoding energy-coupling factor transporter ATPase, coding for MIKVTDLMFKYPSASAYAIDNLNLEIESGKYVAILGHNGSGKSTFSKLLVALYKPADGKIELDGTTISKETIREIRSKIGIIFQNPDNQFIGASVEDDVAFGLENKRVPRKEMKPIIDELATKVGMGNYLEKSPQSLSGGQKQRVAIASVLALDPDIIIFDEVTSMLDPLGKRKVLNIINAVQKERKKTLISITHDMDEAILADYCLVFSEGKIIAAGSPSEILNNKEILSLAKIDSPFIYKLSEKINGVKPTYHEQELLDQICK
- a CDS encoding energy-coupling factor transporter ATPase; its protein translation is MQITVKDLVHTFLAKTPYELNAINHVNVEIKQGEFIGVIGQTGSGKTTFIEHLNALLLPSNGEIEWVFENEKLDRKTGKKEKFIDSFIVKPTRRKKVKKAKDIRKRVGVVFQFAEYQLFEETIEKDIAFGPRSFGISKQEAFERAAKYIKLVGLDELFLKRSPFELSGGQKRRVALAGILAMEPDFIIADEPTAGLDPAGVIEILNIFKELHNQGKTVIIVTHDLDNVLEYTQRVLAFKDGQIVKDGDTHDVLRDTEFLKNNYMEPPKLLDFVSKLEANGINVPRVTSIDELADFINKHMSNKNKSGVKDEQ
- a CDS encoding energy-coupling factor transporter transmembrane component T family protein; this translates as MNSNYGRYMMNDTVVHRMDPRFKIVFIIIYIVLTFVAKDFITLGIILVPLLVLFLIETKSPTAFLRLWIMPLLIGFFLFWVNIYTMKVDVYDSAGQWTEKYKALKQWYPLPIHLGKSFHISWEVIARTLGLVVRVYIMIMATSLMINTTKPMLLSKAIDDLLLPLKLLFIPTHVIVMIIYIALRFIPTLLEEAQRITKAQASRGVDFKNGKFKDKVKSFTTLIIPLFVTAFSKAEDLSNAMETRGYNPYAKRTKYRLIIPTWRDIFLVLIAAWAITYVVLVDKQIIPTKQVFWYANTFFAF
- a CDS encoding MAG5150 family histidine triad lipoprotein; this encodes MKNKLNKFFMIAPLVAFPLVVSARCNNTNTNQSDNSTKSISELIKQYKVEVDRIENDFLAKKVNNSFHSDNAETKNFFNVMLYDNLVKNIIDPDASYDIDKQMQKFYDLVKNDESVYKTVKGTFFDYAHNSQAAKITKALVSLTNDLNVQVVNNSNKFFDDFNNRSSKDNSKIIYFALPQLNESSAFFTNKEWTEWIQDDYRTVYSSLINFNKSSLIEPSQFKDDLIKIYDSNTGENSSHDHSHATYSMIWELSNYLNTFHEIASKLKYHDSVSKIKNALKDKPEILKVFVELTNKTDLFVKNSEISKLNPIYEKAKNAFKLLDSIRIALKRIADAIKLDDSTISKILPN
- the tpiA gene encoding triose-phosphate isomerase; its protein translation is MKQFIVIGNWKMYKTFTETLNFFDEFAIEYKKFRKANPELVPYIDNNIFGVAPSQCNLPAYFTNKIPELKLCSQNMSKNEEGAFTGEVSARMLRDINVSYALCGHSERRRYHSNHENDESTHLKIKQSVKYDITPIICIGESKEDRDAGRTEEAIHKQLQILLDEVNIHKVIIAYEPVWSIGTGITPTPEEVENVSALIHKLTSPDVPVLYGGSISEKNINDFTNLPNLNGFLVGSASLKIDKFLKLISANSDGIMPKEK
- the deoC gene encoding deoxyribose-phosphate aldolase; this encodes MKIDYNKMIDHTFLKAEATKADIDKLITEAKQYNFKTVCVNSSYVPYVKEQLKGTDIGITSVIGFPLGAMLTNCKAYEASEAIKAGADEIDMVINIGKLKDKDYDYVLKDIMVVKHACGKHVLKVIVETALLTKEEIEKVTEIVMQSGAEFIKTSTGFSTRGASLEDVKIMKSVCGEKLLIKAAGGISNKDDMIKMYQAGATRFGTSRSVAIVEGKKSHGGY